One stretch of Candidatus Methylomirabilis sp. DNA includes these proteins:
- a CDS encoding M20 family metallopeptidase yields MTDLARYCDPEEVTRLTRQMVRINTVNPPGNEAALARTLQAWAEERGVEATLHPLAPERANLLVRLPGIGGAAPLLYNGHLDTVPIGEQAWRHDPFEGGVEGDRLYGRGATDMKGAIAAMLGAAAALKRAGVRLRGDLLVACTAGEEVDSVGAKALAAAGTVSPSALLVGEPTDLAIAVAEKGALWLEVTTAGRMAHGSAPQEGLNAILPMARLVAALGREPPAGGEHPLLGRATLNVATIRGGIKTNVVPDRCVLTLDIRTLPGQDHGAIADAVRVRLADTLRAEPGTTGAVRVVNDMPAVQTPPADRFVTCVREVAASLLGETRPPGGVPYYTDGAVLAPTFQAPLVICGPGEPSQLHQTDEWIRLRRLGEATRLYAEVAAAWLG; encoded by the coding sequence ATGACCGACCTCGCCCGCTACTGCGACCCCGAGGAAGTCACGCGCCTCACCCGGCAGATGGTCCGGATCAACACGGTGAACCCCCCCGGGAATGAGGCCGCGCTCGCCCGGACCCTCCAGGCCTGGGCCGAGGAACGGGGGGTGGAAGCCACGCTGCACCCCCTGGCCCCCGAGCGGGCCAACCTCCTCGTCCGCCTCCCGGGGATTGGCGGGGCGGCTCCGCTCCTTTACAACGGCCACCTGGACACGGTTCCGATCGGGGAGCAGGCGTGGCGCCACGACCCCTTCGAGGGAGGCGTGGAGGGGGACCGCCTGTACGGGCGGGGCGCCACCGACATGAAGGGGGCGATCGCCGCGATGCTGGGTGCCGCGGCCGCGCTCAAGCGGGCGGGGGTGCGCCTCCGGGGCGACCTCCTCGTGGCCTGCACGGCCGGGGAGGAGGTGGACTCGGTGGGGGCGAAGGCCCTCGCGGCCGCCGGCACGGTGAGCCCGTCCGCGCTCCTCGTCGGCGAGCCGACCGATCTCGCCATCGCGGTCGCCGAGAAGGGGGCCCTCTGGCTCGAGGTCACGACCGCCGGGCGGATGGCCCACGGGTCGGCCCCCCAGGAGGGGCTGAACGCCATCCTCCCCATGGCTCGCCTCGTGGCCGCGCTCGGCCGGGAGCCGCCGGCTGGGGGGGAGCACCCGCTGCTGGGACGGGCCACGCTGAACGTGGCCACGATCCGCGGCGGCATCAAGACCAACGTCGTCCCCGACCGCTGCGTCCTCACGCTGGACATCCGGACCCTCCCGGGACAGGACCACGGGGCCATCGCGGACGCCGTGCGGGTGCGTCTGGCCGACACGTTGCGGGCGGAACCCGGGACGACGGGAGCGGTGCGGGTCGTGAACGACATGCCGGCCGTCCAGACGCCGCCGGCCGACCGGTTCGTCACGTGCGTGCGGGAGGTGGCGGCCAGCCTCCTCGGGGAGACCCGACCGCCGGGGGGCGTTCCCTATTACACCGACGGGGCCGTCCTCGCGCCGACCTTCCAGGCCCCCCTCGTCATCTGCGGGCCCGGGGAGCCTTCCCAGCTCCACCAGACCGACGAGTGGATCCGGCTCCGGCGCCTGGGGGAGGCCACACGCCTCTACGCGGAGGTCGCGGCGGCCTGGCTCGGGTGA
- a CDS encoding DUF2569 domain-containing protein translates to MDAAMPAGTRCPACGLMQMPGPTCKSCGRALGGLPQPPGSRPDSRVEGAKGAYEKIGGWLVLLAIGLVLNPIRLLVIMGRDFLPLFLSGGWSVLTTPGTTAYHPLWAPVLMFEIGGNTALLGFSVLVAVLFFQKRKLLPRLMIAFLLVNFLLVAADYFVADLLPSVASQKDPEATMELARALIAGVIWVPYFVVSKRVKRTFVR, encoded by the coding sequence GTGGACGCCGCAATGCCCGCCGGCACGAGATGTCCCGCCTGCGGATTGATGCAGATGCCCGGCCCGACGTGCAAATCCTGCGGCCGGGCCCTCGGCGGGCTACCCCAGCCTCCCGGCTCCCGCCCGGATTCGAGGGTCGAAGGGGCGAAGGGGGCGTACGAGAAGATTGGTGGGTGGCTGGTCCTGCTGGCGATCGGATTGGTTCTCAACCCCATCCGCCTCCTCGTCATCATGGGGAGGGATTTCCTGCCGCTCTTTCTCTCCGGGGGATGGTCGGTGCTCACCACGCCGGGAACGACAGCCTATCACCCGCTCTGGGCACCCGTGCTGATGTTCGAGATCGGCGGTAATACGGCTCTCCTCGGATTTTCGGTGCTGGTGGCGGTCTTATTCTTTCAAAAACGGAAGCTCCTACCCCGCCTGATGATTGCCTTCCTCCTCGTGAATTTCCTCCTGGTTGCCGCGGACTACTTCGTTGCCGATCTCCTGCCTTCCGTGGCGAGTCAAAAGGATCCGGAGGCGACGATGGAGCTCGCCAGAGCGCTCATCGCAGGTGTCATCTGGGTCCCCTATTTCGTGGTGTCCAAGCGCGTGAAGAGAACATTTGTCCGCTGA